Proteins from a genomic interval of Spea bombifrons isolate aSpeBom1 chromosome 4, aSpeBom1.2.pri, whole genome shotgun sequence:
- the ZMIZ2 gene encoding zinc finger MIZ domain-containing protein 2 isoform X2 — MNSMNPMKPSHAGTGHSDGSFAYESVPWQQSTNQAGGSLSVVTTVWGLSNTSQSQVFGNPMVPSGGPTGGGVMPGLAGNSGGMGSPPFISQQGYSEAGAGKNYLQQSVYGRGGYPGGNAYPNSYPGGPPSAGGMGMPQHSGRGPADFTQAAAAAAVAAATATATATATVAALQEKQSQELNQYGAVGPSHGYGGQYMQHGGPRGPTMQGGMNSGGLGSVMGNTGMSQMGMNSARAPGMNPVYTGQRIPPHGYPGQLQSQQMPRQGVKRTYSNDGYTTQQYMQGGQYPPHAAQYAQSAQQQSAPSPSYPGHRVQQNMSQYLSQSGPGGHYYKLTDQYGGQSNNYNGGNFTYSQPISGPGRTMPGYPSSPLPGNPTPPMTPGSSAPPYMSPNQDVKSPFMPDVKPAHNTLHPSPPAASNDELRLTFPVRDGIVLEPFRLQHNLAVSNHVYHLRESVYKTLMMRPDLELQFKCYHHEDRQMNTNWPCSVQVSVNSTPLSIERGDNKTSHKPLYLKNVCQPGRNSIQITVSACCCSHLFVLQLVHRPSVRSVLQGLIKKRLLPAEHCITKIKRNFSSGSIPGTPGPNGEDGVEQTAIKVSLKCPITFRRIQLPARGHDCRHIQCFDLESYLQLNCERGTWRCPVCNKTALLEGLEVDQYMLGTLVYIQNTDYEEITIDPTCSWKPVPIKPDTHVKEESDGPVLKRCRSLSPTHMVMPNVMEMIAALGPSSSPFNSVQSAGSVGADYNSPGSGFQNPGGYSEGGFPSSNPGTPTMNDFTPNAPPPISYQSDIPSSLLGPEKPGGPSMAGQVPPSGRIDPSHNPNQTLHSSSLSSQSPQQLHHRNPSRQQMAQPPNDLAFNPMQGAGDVAEPSLDLLPELTNPEELLSYLGPPDLPSSGNDDLLSLFENN; from the exons ATGAACTCCATGAACCCCATGAAACCATCACACGCAGGCACAGGGCACAG TGATGGTTCATTTGCATACGAGTCTGTTCCCTGGCAACAAAGCACCAATCAGGCAGGAGGATCGCTCTCTGTGGTAACAACCGTCTGGGGTCTCAGCAACACGTCGCAGAGCCAG GTCTTCGGGAATCCCATGGTGCCGAGCGGCGGCCCCACCGGGGGTGGAGTCATGCCGGGTCTGGCAGGCAATAGCGGAGGAATGGGGAGCCCTCCATTCATTAGCCAGCAAGGGTACTCGGAAGCCGGGGCTGGAAAAAACTACCTGCAGCAGAGCGTGTACGGGCGAGGTGGATACCCCGGAGGCAATGCGTATCCCAATAG TTACCCCGGAGGACCCCCAAGTGCTGGTGGGATGGGAATGCCGCAGCACTCGGGCCGCGGGCCAGCCGACTTCACgcaggctgcagctgcagcGGCCGTGGCAGCAGCTACCGCGACGGCAACAGCTACTGCTACTGTAGCTGCCCTGCAAGAGAAGCAAAGCCAGGAGCTCAACCAGTACGGGGCG GTTGGACCATCTCATGGTTATGGGGGTCAGTACATGCAACACGGAGGCCCTCGAGGTCCCACCATGCAGGGCGGAATGAATTCTGGGGGGCTTGGGTCTGTGATGGGTAAcacaggaatgtcccaaatgggcATGAACTCTGCCAGGGCCCCTGGCATGAACCCTGTTTATACTGGCCAACGGATACCCCCCCATGGTTACCCTGGGCAGCTACAGAGTCAGCAGATGCCTCGACAAGGGGTCAAAAGGACATACTCCAATGAC GGCTACACAACTCAACAGTACATGCAGGGTGGGCAATACCCGCCTCACGCGGCTCAATACGCTCAATCAGCACAGCAGCAATCTGCCCCATCGCCCTCTTACCCTGGGCACCGTGTGCAGCAGAACATGTCGCAGTACCTGTCGCAGAGTGGTCCTGGGGGGCATTATTACAAG ctgACAGACCAGTATGGCGGACAGAGCAATAACTACAATGGAGGAAATTTTACCTACAGTCAGCCTATAAGCGGG CCTGGTCGCACAATGCCTGGGTATCCCAGCTCCCCGCTGCCTGGAAATCCTACTCCCCCCATGACCCCTGGAAGCAGTGCTCCACCTTACATGTCCCCAAATCAGGATGTGAAGTCTCCTTTTATGCCAGATGTCAAGCCTGCGCACAACACTTTGCACCCGTCTCCACCAG CTGCCTCCAATGATGAATTGCGGCTGACTTTTCCCGTCCGCGATGGAATCGTCCTGGAACCTTTCAGGCTTCAGCACAACCTGGCTGTTAGCAACCACGTGTACCATTTGCGGGAGTCCGTCTACAAGACGCTCATGATGAG GCCTGATCTGGAGCTGCAGTTCAAGTGCTATCATCATGAAGATCGACAGATGAATACTAACTGGCCGTGCTCTGTGCAAGTTAGCGTGAACTCAACTCCGCTAAGTATCGAGCGCGGAGATAACAAGACCTCCCACAAACCCCTCTACCTGAAAAATGTGTGCCAGCCTGGCAGGAACAGCATCCAGATAACCGTCAGCGCTTGTTGCTGC TCTCACCTGTTCGTGCTGCAGTTAGTTCACCGACCATCCGTTAGATCCGTCCTCCAGGGACTAATCAAGAAAAGACTTCTCCCCGCTGAGCATTGCATCACCAAGA TTAAAAGAAACTTCAGCAGTGGAAGCATCCCAGGAACCCCTGGTCCCAACGGAGAGGACGGTGTAGAGCAAACTGCTATCAAAGTCTCCCTGAAATGTCCGATCACCTTCAGGAGAATCCAGCTTCCTGCCAGAGGCCACGATTGCCGGCATATCCAG TGCTTCGATCTGGAATCTTATCTGCAGCTGAATTGTGAGCGAGGGACATGGAGGTGCCCTGTGTGCAA TAAAACTGCCCTGTTGGAGGGGCTTGAAGTTGACCAATACATGTTGGGGACCCTGGTGTATATCCAAAA CACTGATTACGAAGAGATCACGATTGATCCGACCTGCAGCTGGAAGCCAGTACCAATTAAGCCCGACACCCATGTGAAGGAGGAGTCGGACGGGCCGGTTCTGAAGCGCTGCCGAAGTCTGAGTCCAACTCACATGGTAATGCCGAACGTCATGGAGATGATAGCGGCGCTTGGACCAAGCTCCTCCCCCTTCAACAGTGTCCAATCAGCTGGGAGTGTTGGCGCTGATTACAACAGCCCAG gTTCTGGTTTTCAGAATCCAGGTGGATATTCTGAAGGGGGTTTCCCTTCCTCCAACCCGGGCACCCCAACTATGAATGATTTCACCCCCAACGCTCCTCCGCCCATCTCCTACCAGTCTGACATTCCCAGTTCCTTGCTGGGTCCCGAGAAGCCAGGCGGACCCTCAATGGCTGGACAG GTCCCTCCCTCTGGACGGATAGACCCGTCACATAACCCCAACCAGACACTTCACTCTTCCAGCCTCAGCAGCCAATCTCCGCAGCAGCTCCACCACCGTAACCCTTCCCGGCAGCAAATGGCACAACCGCCCAACGACCTGGCTTTTAACCCCATGCAAGGTGCTGGTGATGTGGCGGAGCCATCTTTGGAT CTTCTCCCTGAACTGACAAACCCAGAAGAACTGCTCTCGTACCTTGGACCCCCGGACCTCCCAAGCAGTGGCAATGATGACCTTCTATCCCTCTTTGAAAACAACTGA
- the ZMIZ2 gene encoding zinc finger MIZ domain-containing protein 2 isoform X1, which yields MNSMNPMKPSHAGTGHSDGSFAYESVPWQQSTNQAGGSLSVVTTVWGLSNTSQSQQVFGNPMVPSGGPTGGGVMPGLAGNSGGMGSPPFISQQGYSEAGAGKNYLQQSVYGRGGYPGGNAYPNSYPGGPPSAGGMGMPQHSGRGPADFTQAAAAAAVAAATATATATATVAALQEKQSQELNQYGAVGPSHGYGGQYMQHGGPRGPTMQGGMNSGGLGSVMGNTGMSQMGMNSARAPGMNPVYTGQRIPPHGYPGQLQSQQMPRQGVKRTYSNDGYTTQQYMQGGQYPPHAAQYAQSAQQQSAPSPSYPGHRVQQNMSQYLSQSGPGGHYYKLTDQYGGQSNNYNGGNFTYSQPISGPGRTMPGYPSSPLPGNPTPPMTPGSSAPPYMSPNQDVKSPFMPDVKPAHNTLHPSPPAASNDELRLTFPVRDGIVLEPFRLQHNLAVSNHVYHLRESVYKTLMMRPDLELQFKCYHHEDRQMNTNWPCSVQVSVNSTPLSIERGDNKTSHKPLYLKNVCQPGRNSIQITVSACCCSHLFVLQLVHRPSVRSVLQGLIKKRLLPAEHCITKIKRNFSSGSIPGTPGPNGEDGVEQTAIKVSLKCPITFRRIQLPARGHDCRHIQCFDLESYLQLNCERGTWRCPVCNKTALLEGLEVDQYMLGTLVYIQNTDYEEITIDPTCSWKPVPIKPDTHVKEESDGPVLKRCRSLSPTHMVMPNVMEMIAALGPSSSPFNSVQSAGSVGADYNSPGSGFQNPGGYSEGGFPSSNPGTPTMNDFTPNAPPPISYQSDIPSSLLGPEKPGGPSMAGQVPPSGRIDPSHNPNQTLHSSSLSSQSPQQLHHRNPSRQQMAQPPNDLAFNPMQGAGDVAEPSLDLLPELTNPEELLSYLGPPDLPSSGNDDLLSLFENN from the exons ATGAACTCCATGAACCCCATGAAACCATCACACGCAGGCACAGGGCACAG TGATGGTTCATTTGCATACGAGTCTGTTCCCTGGCAACAAAGCACCAATCAGGCAGGAGGATCGCTCTCTGTGGTAACAACCGTCTGGGGTCTCAGCAACACGTCGCAGAGCCAG CAGGTCTTCGGGAATCCCATGGTGCCGAGCGGCGGCCCCACCGGGGGTGGAGTCATGCCGGGTCTGGCAGGCAATAGCGGAGGAATGGGGAGCCCTCCATTCATTAGCCAGCAAGGGTACTCGGAAGCCGGGGCTGGAAAAAACTACCTGCAGCAGAGCGTGTACGGGCGAGGTGGATACCCCGGAGGCAATGCGTATCCCAATAG TTACCCCGGAGGACCCCCAAGTGCTGGTGGGATGGGAATGCCGCAGCACTCGGGCCGCGGGCCAGCCGACTTCACgcaggctgcagctgcagcGGCCGTGGCAGCAGCTACCGCGACGGCAACAGCTACTGCTACTGTAGCTGCCCTGCAAGAGAAGCAAAGCCAGGAGCTCAACCAGTACGGGGCG GTTGGACCATCTCATGGTTATGGGGGTCAGTACATGCAACACGGAGGCCCTCGAGGTCCCACCATGCAGGGCGGAATGAATTCTGGGGGGCTTGGGTCTGTGATGGGTAAcacaggaatgtcccaaatgggcATGAACTCTGCCAGGGCCCCTGGCATGAACCCTGTTTATACTGGCCAACGGATACCCCCCCATGGTTACCCTGGGCAGCTACAGAGTCAGCAGATGCCTCGACAAGGGGTCAAAAGGACATACTCCAATGAC GGCTACACAACTCAACAGTACATGCAGGGTGGGCAATACCCGCCTCACGCGGCTCAATACGCTCAATCAGCACAGCAGCAATCTGCCCCATCGCCCTCTTACCCTGGGCACCGTGTGCAGCAGAACATGTCGCAGTACCTGTCGCAGAGTGGTCCTGGGGGGCATTATTACAAG ctgACAGACCAGTATGGCGGACAGAGCAATAACTACAATGGAGGAAATTTTACCTACAGTCAGCCTATAAGCGGG CCTGGTCGCACAATGCCTGGGTATCCCAGCTCCCCGCTGCCTGGAAATCCTACTCCCCCCATGACCCCTGGAAGCAGTGCTCCACCTTACATGTCCCCAAATCAGGATGTGAAGTCTCCTTTTATGCCAGATGTCAAGCCTGCGCACAACACTTTGCACCCGTCTCCACCAG CTGCCTCCAATGATGAATTGCGGCTGACTTTTCCCGTCCGCGATGGAATCGTCCTGGAACCTTTCAGGCTTCAGCACAACCTGGCTGTTAGCAACCACGTGTACCATTTGCGGGAGTCCGTCTACAAGACGCTCATGATGAG GCCTGATCTGGAGCTGCAGTTCAAGTGCTATCATCATGAAGATCGACAGATGAATACTAACTGGCCGTGCTCTGTGCAAGTTAGCGTGAACTCAACTCCGCTAAGTATCGAGCGCGGAGATAACAAGACCTCCCACAAACCCCTCTACCTGAAAAATGTGTGCCAGCCTGGCAGGAACAGCATCCAGATAACCGTCAGCGCTTGTTGCTGC TCTCACCTGTTCGTGCTGCAGTTAGTTCACCGACCATCCGTTAGATCCGTCCTCCAGGGACTAATCAAGAAAAGACTTCTCCCCGCTGAGCATTGCATCACCAAGA TTAAAAGAAACTTCAGCAGTGGAAGCATCCCAGGAACCCCTGGTCCCAACGGAGAGGACGGTGTAGAGCAAACTGCTATCAAAGTCTCCCTGAAATGTCCGATCACCTTCAGGAGAATCCAGCTTCCTGCCAGAGGCCACGATTGCCGGCATATCCAG TGCTTCGATCTGGAATCTTATCTGCAGCTGAATTGTGAGCGAGGGACATGGAGGTGCCCTGTGTGCAA TAAAACTGCCCTGTTGGAGGGGCTTGAAGTTGACCAATACATGTTGGGGACCCTGGTGTATATCCAAAA CACTGATTACGAAGAGATCACGATTGATCCGACCTGCAGCTGGAAGCCAGTACCAATTAAGCCCGACACCCATGTGAAGGAGGAGTCGGACGGGCCGGTTCTGAAGCGCTGCCGAAGTCTGAGTCCAACTCACATGGTAATGCCGAACGTCATGGAGATGATAGCGGCGCTTGGACCAAGCTCCTCCCCCTTCAACAGTGTCCAATCAGCTGGGAGTGTTGGCGCTGATTACAACAGCCCAG gTTCTGGTTTTCAGAATCCAGGTGGATATTCTGAAGGGGGTTTCCCTTCCTCCAACCCGGGCACCCCAACTATGAATGATTTCACCCCCAACGCTCCTCCGCCCATCTCCTACCAGTCTGACATTCCCAGTTCCTTGCTGGGTCCCGAGAAGCCAGGCGGACCCTCAATGGCTGGACAG GTCCCTCCCTCTGGACGGATAGACCCGTCACATAACCCCAACCAGACACTTCACTCTTCCAGCCTCAGCAGCCAATCTCCGCAGCAGCTCCACCACCGTAACCCTTCCCGGCAGCAAATGGCACAACCGCCCAACGACCTGGCTTTTAACCCCATGCAAGGTGCTGGTGATGTGGCGGAGCCATCTTTGGAT CTTCTCCCTGAACTGACAAACCCAGAAGAACTGCTCTCGTACCTTGGACCCCCGGACCTCCCAAGCAGTGGCAATGATGACCTTCTATCCCTCTTTGAAAACAACTGA